Proteins from a single region of Pyxidicoccus trucidator:
- the ettA gene encoding energy-dependent translational throttle protein EttA produces MAQNFIFTMQDLRKVKNSKEILKGIYLSFFPGAKIGVIGPNGSGKSTLLRIMAGVDTEFFGVAKPDPSAKVGYLAQEPQLDPSLDVKGNVELGLKEIRATLDRFNEVSAKFAEPMDDAAMEKLLAEQGRLQDAIDAVNGWELDRTIEMAMDALRLPPGDADVTKLSGGEKRRVALCRILLEKPDLLLLDEPTNHLDAESVAWLEIALKEYKGTIVCITHDRYFLDNAAEWILELDRGEGVPWKGNYSSWLEQKQNRLALEEKSESHRQKTLKRELEWVRQSPKARQAKSKARISAYEELLSQSQEKREATGEIIIPPAPKLGGLVVEAKGLRKAYGDRLLVDDLNFKLPPGGIVGVIGPNGAGKTTLFRMMTGVEKPDAGELRMGETVKLAYVDQSRDALNGDNSVFQEVSGGLDHLDLGKGGQIPSRAYLAGFAFKGQDQQKRVKDLSGGERNRVHLAKMLKEGGNLLLLDEPTNDLDVETLRSLEDALLSFAGCAVVISHDRWFLDRIATHILAFEGDSKAFFFEGNFQDYEADKKKRLGPDALEPHRIRYRPLTKN; encoded by the coding sequence ATGGCCCAGAATTTCATCTTCACGATGCAGGACCTGCGCAAGGTCAAGAACAGCAAGGAGATCCTCAAGGGTATCTACCTGTCGTTCTTCCCGGGCGCGAAGATTGGTGTCATCGGCCCGAACGGCTCCGGTAAGTCGACGCTGCTGCGCATCATGGCGGGCGTGGACACCGAGTTCTTCGGCGTCGCCAAGCCGGACCCGTCCGCCAAGGTCGGCTACCTGGCCCAGGAGCCGCAGCTCGACCCCTCGCTCGACGTGAAGGGGAACGTGGAGCTGGGCCTGAAGGAGATTCGCGCCACGCTGGACCGCTTCAACGAGGTCAGCGCGAAGTTCGCCGAGCCCATGGACGACGCCGCCATGGAGAAGCTCCTGGCCGAGCAGGGGCGGCTCCAGGACGCCATCGACGCGGTGAATGGCTGGGAGCTGGACCGGACCATCGAGATGGCCATGGACGCGCTGCGCCTGCCCCCGGGTGACGCGGACGTGACGAAGCTGTCCGGCGGCGAGAAGCGCCGCGTGGCGCTGTGCCGCATCCTCCTGGAGAAGCCGGACCTGCTCCTGCTGGACGAGCCCACCAACCACCTGGACGCGGAGAGCGTCGCGTGGCTGGAGATTGCGCTGAAGGAGTACAAGGGCACCATCGTCTGCATCACCCACGACCGGTACTTCCTCGACAACGCGGCCGAGTGGATTCTGGAATTGGACCGCGGCGAGGGCGTGCCCTGGAAGGGCAACTACTCCAGCTGGCTGGAGCAGAAGCAGAACCGGCTGGCGCTGGAGGAGAAGTCGGAGAGCCACCGCCAGAAGACGCTCAAGCGCGAGCTGGAGTGGGTGCGGCAGTCGCCCAAGGCGCGTCAGGCGAAGAGCAAGGCGCGCATCTCCGCGTACGAGGAGCTGCTCAGCCAGTCGCAGGAGAAGCGCGAGGCCACGGGCGAAATCATCATTCCTCCCGCGCCGAAGCTGGGCGGGCTGGTGGTGGAGGCCAAGGGGCTGCGCAAGGCGTACGGGGACCGGCTGCTCGTCGACGACCTGAACTTCAAGCTGCCGCCGGGTGGCATCGTCGGCGTCATTGGCCCCAACGGCGCGGGCAAGACGACGCTGTTCCGGATGATGACGGGCGTGGAGAAGCCGGACGCGGGCGAGCTGCGCATGGGCGAGACGGTGAAGCTGGCCTACGTGGACCAGAGCCGCGACGCGCTGAACGGTGACAACTCGGTGTTCCAGGAGGTCAGCGGCGGGCTGGACCACCTGGACCTGGGCAAGGGCGGGCAGATTCCCAGCCGCGCGTACCTGGCGGGCTTCGCCTTCAAGGGGCAGGACCAGCAGAAGCGCGTGAAGGATTTGTCCGGCGGCGAGCGCAACCGCGTGCACCTGGCGAAGATGCTCAAGGAGGGTGGCAACCTCCTCCTGCTCGACGAGCCCACGAACGATTTGGACGTGGAGACGCTGCGGAGCCTGGAGGATGCGCTGCTGAGCTTCGCGGGCTGCGCGGTGGTCATCAGCCACGACCGCTGGTTCCTGGACCGCATCGCCACGCACATCCTGGCGTTCGAGGGGGACAGCAAGGCGTTCTTCTTCGAGGGCAACTTCCAGGACTACGAGGCGGACAAGAAGAAGCGCCTCGGCCCCGACGCCCTGGAGCCGCACCGCATCCGGTACCGGCCCCTCACGAAGAACTGA
- a CDS encoding metallophosphoesterase: MLIRSFHQGRFQLVATALVTVVQLPAVLWLCALTRTPLPALVALGVSWPYLRRLKSPWTTTPRTPSTYVALGWWSACLVFDLLMLPAALAIHAGAPGGATWALVGTLSLGVGGDAVLNRPRLRRRTVRIAGLPEALDGYRIGQLSDVHCGAHVPEAKVAGWVARLNELGLDLVTVTGDLIAHGPSHVEAVARALGGLRAKDGAFACMGNHDYFTDGEHLVRELEWNGLSVLRNRGVVVERGGARLYVAGVDDTWSSRHDLERALAARPEGVPTVLLAHDPDLFPQAQARGVELTLSGHTHGGQLAVPGVRRLSLARFMTRWTSGMYRRGRSWLYVNRGAGTTGPPVRLGAPPELAVITLRRE, encoded by the coding sequence ATGCTCATCCGCTCGTTCCACCAGGGTCGCTTCCAGCTCGTGGCGACCGCCCTCGTCACGGTCGTCCAGCTCCCCGCGGTGCTCTGGCTGTGCGCGCTGACGCGGACGCCGCTGCCTGCGCTCGTGGCGCTCGGCGTCTCGTGGCCGTACCTGCGACGGCTGAAGAGTCCCTGGACGACCACGCCTCGCACGCCGTCCACGTATGTGGCGCTGGGCTGGTGGTCGGCGTGTCTGGTGTTCGACCTGCTGATGCTCCCCGCAGCGCTGGCCATCCATGCGGGGGCTCCCGGAGGGGCGACGTGGGCGCTGGTGGGGACCCTCTCGCTGGGGGTGGGAGGCGACGCGGTCCTCAACCGACCCCGGCTGCGGAGGCGGACCGTACGCATCGCCGGGCTGCCGGAGGCGCTCGACGGCTACCGCATCGGCCAGCTCTCCGACGTGCACTGCGGCGCCCATGTGCCCGAGGCGAAGGTGGCCGGCTGGGTGGCGCGCCTCAACGAACTGGGGCTGGACCTCGTCACCGTCACCGGCGACCTGATTGCGCACGGCCCCTCGCATGTGGAGGCCGTCGCGCGGGCGCTCGGCGGACTGCGGGCGAAGGATGGCGCCTTCGCGTGCATGGGCAACCACGACTACTTCACCGATGGCGAGCACCTGGTCCGCGAACTGGAGTGGAATGGCCTGAGCGTGCTGCGCAACCGGGGCGTGGTGGTGGAGCGGGGCGGAGCGCGCCTGTACGTCGCGGGCGTCGATGACACGTGGAGCTCGCGCCATGACCTGGAGCGGGCGCTCGCGGCGCGTCCGGAAGGCGTGCCCACGGTGCTGCTCGCGCATGACCCGGACCTGTTCCCCCAGGCACAGGCGCGGGGCGTGGAGCTGACGCTCTCCGGCCACACCCATGGCGGTCAGCTGGCGGTCCCCGGGGTGCGCCGGCTGTCGCTGGCGCGGTTCATGACCCGGTGGACCTCCGGGATGTACCGGCGGGGTCGCTCGTGGCTGTATGTGAATCGCGGCGCGGGGACGACGGGCCCTCCGGTGCGGCTGGGCGCCCCGCCGGAGCTGGCCGTCATCACCCTGCGGCGGGAGTGA
- a CDS encoding MIR domain-containing protein, giving the protein MAVLLRVMCWNIAEGNMTGSLESNSMLPRLADEIRAQAPDIVFLNEVRNEKGWPYGSGVNQVVRLSELTGLPYRHWANTNALGLRGHKAVGILSRFPLEAAVYHPVKWSGDDTGFGTLESSFLVDGRRIHIFSTRFSPVHHGNPDFDWQQELRENTAGHQQAAAMTAGRDPNLPIIFGGDFNAWPEAELHAPQYNHFRDHSGLINTLTPHPHPNDEAPETPDFIYFRGPYSVRMVSRRSPPNNPTDHPFVLTELQSPQEGFTVAYGSSVKLRHSGSGRALHSHPFNYGHAGTSGQQQVTAFEGYDDSDWWRIRGPHGTPNNYQSGAPVYHGQTIRLNHRATGRNLHSHSGHPSPVTQQQEVSCFGTNGVGDGNDNWRVEVEGGGAWTGGKRVRLIHIGTNHALHSHHGHAHPEWTRSQQEVTCYDGRDENDWWSVFSAFALDGKEPL; this is encoded by the coding sequence ATGGCGGTGCTGTTGCGAGTGATGTGCTGGAACATCGCGGAAGGGAACATGACGGGGAGCCTGGAGAGCAACTCCATGTTGCCCCGGCTGGCGGACGAGATTCGCGCCCAGGCGCCCGACATCGTCTTCCTCAACGAGGTGAGGAACGAGAAGGGCTGGCCCTATGGCAGCGGCGTCAACCAGGTGGTTCGCCTCTCGGAGCTGACGGGGCTGCCGTACCGGCACTGGGCCAACACCAATGCGCTTGGGCTGCGAGGCCACAAGGCGGTGGGCATCCTGTCGCGGTTCCCCCTGGAGGCGGCCGTCTACCACCCGGTGAAGTGGAGCGGGGACGACACGGGGTTCGGGACGCTGGAGAGCAGCTTCCTCGTGGATGGCAGGCGCATCCACATCTTCTCCACGCGATTCAGCCCGGTCCATCATGGCAACCCGGATTTCGATTGGCAGCAGGAGCTGCGGGAGAACACCGCCGGCCACCAGCAGGCCGCCGCGATGACCGCGGGGCGGGACCCGAACCTCCCCATCATCTTCGGGGGTGACTTCAACGCCTGGCCGGAGGCGGAGCTTCATGCGCCGCAGTACAACCACTTCAGGGACCACAGCGGGCTCATCAACACCCTGACTCCGCACCCTCATCCGAATGACGAGGCGCCGGAGACTCCTGACTTCATCTACTTCCGGGGGCCGTACTCCGTGAGGATGGTGTCGCGGAGGTCGCCGCCGAACAACCCGACGGACCACCCCTTCGTGCTGACGGAGCTCCAGTCGCCCCAGGAGGGCTTCACCGTCGCGTACGGCAGCAGCGTCAAGCTGCGGCATTCCGGCAGTGGCCGGGCGCTGCACTCGCATCCCTTCAACTACGGGCACGCGGGCACGTCGGGCCAGCAGCAGGTGACGGCCTTCGAGGGCTACGACGACAGCGATTGGTGGCGCATCCGGGGCCCGCATGGGACGCCGAACAACTACCAATCGGGGGCGCCGGTCTATCACGGCCAGACCATTCGCCTGAACCACCGGGCCACCGGACGCAACCTGCACAGCCACAGCGGTCATCCGTCGCCAGTCACCCAGCAGCAGGAGGTCTCCTGCTTCGGGACGAATGGCGTCGGCGACGGCAACGACAACTGGCGGGTGGAGGTGGAGGGCGGAGGCGCGTGGACCGGCGGCAAGCGGGTGCGGCTCATCCACATCGGCACCAACCACGCCCTGCACTCGCACCACGGCCACGCCCATCCGGAGTGGACGCGGAGCCAGCAGGAGGTCACCTGCTACGACGGCCGCGACGAGAACGACTGGTGGTCGGTGTTCTCCGCGTTCGCCCTGGACGGGAAGGAGCCGCTGTAG
- a CDS encoding DUF1444 family protein, whose protein sequence is MSRNTLWSAVLFGVLALVFVVGLAFSSGGDDALGREAAPSVAREEDPEAPLSEEEEKAAFARKAVEALRAAGVPGEPRYEPEHFRIQTHGPDGGVAMTLFLTNFYREYQATPPERRAEVLARLTKANLSVEAPETYAQARPDLMLVVRPRATFELLSTQLGSPFGSKGPVSWRPLGDTLAVALVQDTADAMRYVPPEDLKRWDTSFDQAYADALANLRRRGVEPLTPLAQGACVLSTNDSYGASRLLLEEVVRRCEVRGELVVLVPNRDTLFITGSREEEGLLAVADVAQRALQVPRPVDGRALRLTPEGWKTFLPEPGSPSRSLLQKLAVTSLARDYAEQAERLEQQHARDGLDIFIAEFIPEEDEHGRSFGQAVWVSDIDTLLPRADILFFMDQTLGSKAPPVAIVRWDLVVRDAGLLLMPEPGLYPERYRVKGFPSKAQLERWKAEPTAMDVP, encoded by the coding sequence ATGTCACGCAACACGCTTTGGAGTGCGGTCCTCTTCGGTGTCCTGGCCCTGGTGTTCGTCGTCGGGCTGGCCTTCTCCAGCGGGGGGGATGATGCGCTCGGGAGGGAGGCCGCTCCCTCCGTGGCGCGCGAGGAGGACCCCGAGGCTCCGCTGTCGGAGGAGGAGGAGAAGGCCGCCTTCGCCCGGAAGGCCGTGGAGGCGCTCCGCGCCGCGGGCGTCCCGGGCGAGCCGCGCTACGAGCCGGAGCACTTCCGCATCCAGACCCACGGCCCGGACGGCGGCGTGGCGATGACCCTCTTCCTCACCAACTTCTACCGCGAGTACCAGGCCACTCCGCCCGAGCGGCGCGCCGAGGTGCTCGCGCGCCTGACGAAGGCGAACCTGTCCGTCGAGGCTCCGGAGACCTATGCGCAGGCGCGCCCGGACCTGATGCTCGTGGTGCGTCCTCGCGCCACCTTCGAGCTGCTCTCCACGCAGCTCGGCAGCCCCTTTGGCTCGAAGGGGCCCGTGTCGTGGCGCCCGCTGGGCGACACGCTGGCCGTGGCGCTCGTCCAGGACACCGCGGACGCCATGCGCTACGTCCCGCCGGAGGACCTGAAGCGCTGGGACACCTCCTTCGACCAGGCCTACGCCGACGCCCTGGCGAACCTGCGGCGGCGCGGCGTGGAGCCGCTGACGCCCCTGGCCCAGGGCGCCTGCGTGCTCTCCACGAATGACAGCTACGGCGCCTCGCGGCTGCTGCTGGAGGAGGTGGTGCGCCGCTGCGAGGTGCGCGGCGAGTTGGTGGTGCTGGTGCCCAACCGGGACACGCTGTTCATCACCGGCTCGCGCGAAGAGGAGGGCCTGCTCGCGGTGGCGGACGTGGCCCAGCGCGCCCTCCAGGTACCGCGCCCGGTGGACGGGCGCGCGCTGCGCCTCACCCCCGAGGGGTGGAAGACCTTCCTGCCCGAGCCCGGCAGTCCCTCGCGGAGCCTCCTGCAGAAGCTCGCGGTGACCAGCCTGGCCCGCGACTACGCGGAGCAGGCCGAGCGCCTCGAGCAGCAGCACGCGCGGGACGGCCTGGACATCTTCATCGCGGAGTTCATCCCGGAGGAGGACGAGCACGGGCGCTCCTTCGGCCAGGCCGTCTGGGTCAGCGACATCGACACGCTGCTGCCACGCGCTGACATCCTGTTCTTCATGGACCAGACGCTCGGCTCGAAGGCGCCTCCGGTGGCCATCGTCCGCTGGGACCTGGTCGTGCGCGACGCCGGGCTGCTGCTCATGCCCGAGCCAGGCCTGTACCCGGAGCGCTACCGCGTGAAGGGCTTCCCCTCGAAGGCGCAGCTGGAGCGCTGGAAGGCGGAGCCGACGGCCATGGACGTGCCCTGA
- a CDS encoding ABC transporter ATP-binding protein — MSTPALELQGLTKRYGTFTALQSMDLSIRPGEIFALLGPNGAGKTTMIGSVCGLVKKTAGTIRVFGVDLDKDPVGPRYDIGLVPQEINFDPFFSVSESLRIQLGYYGRPRDEARIDEVLTALNLHAKKDAMTRALSGGMKRRLLIAKALVHRPRLVFLDEPTAGVDVELRRDLWTYVRKLATEGTTIVLTTHYLEEAEELADRVGIINEGRLLMVEDKTTLLRRFGERRVVVTFDHPQAALSEAGRRFAAALSADGRTLTYVEREGCAPSGELLRALYAEGQPIADVETRRSRMEDVLIEILRGRPQAA; from the coding sequence ATGTCCACCCCCGCCCTCGAGCTCCAGGGACTCACCAAGCGGTACGGCACCTTCACCGCGCTGCAATCGATGGACCTCTCCATCCGCCCGGGAGAGATTTTCGCCCTGCTCGGCCCCAACGGCGCCGGCAAGACGACGATGATTGGCAGCGTCTGCGGCCTGGTGAAGAAGACGGCCGGCACCATCCGCGTCTTCGGCGTGGATTTGGACAAGGACCCGGTCGGCCCGCGCTACGACATCGGCCTGGTGCCGCAGGAAATCAACTTCGACCCGTTCTTCTCCGTGTCCGAGTCCTTGCGGATTCAGCTCGGCTACTACGGCCGGCCCCGGGACGAGGCCCGCATCGACGAGGTGCTCACCGCCCTCAACCTGCACGCCAAGAAGGACGCGATGACGCGCGCCCTGTCCGGCGGCATGAAGCGCCGGCTGCTCATCGCCAAGGCGCTGGTGCACAGGCCCCGCCTCGTCTTCCTGGACGAGCCCACCGCGGGCGTGGACGTGGAGCTGCGCCGCGACTTGTGGACCTATGTCCGCAAGCTGGCCACCGAGGGCACCACCATCGTCCTCACCACGCACTACCTCGAAGAGGCCGAGGAATTGGCGGACCGCGTGGGCATCATCAACGAGGGCCGGCTCCTCATGGTGGAGGACAAGACCACCCTGCTGCGCCGCTTCGGCGAGCGCCGCGTCGTCGTCACCTTCGACCACCCGCAGGCGGCCCTGTCCGAAGCCGGCCGCCGCTTCGCCGCCGCCCTCTCCGCGGACGGCCGCACCCTCACCTATGTCGAGCGCGAGGGCTGCGCGCCCTCCGGCGAGCTGCTCCGCGCCCTCTACGCGGAAGGGCAGCCCATCGCCGACGTGGAGACGCGCCGCTCGCGCATGGAGGACGTGCTCATCGAAATCCTCCGCGGCCGTCCCCAGGCCGCCTGA
- a CDS encoding ABC transporter permease: MQTLFAKEVRRFMRVPGQTVLSPLISTTLYFIVFGYSISGRVQTVDGAPYLHFIVPGLVFLGIANNAFLNSSSSLFITKIQGTVVDLLVSPLGPGELMAGFIGGAMVRGLVVGGLTWAVAAIFTGFSLEHAWVAAYYLLLSSYVFSVLGMLAAVWAEKFEQINFFPTFVMLPLTFLGGVFYSVRELPSPWKEVSLFNPMVYMVEGLRYGMLGRSSFSPLGGGAILAGVAVVATLTTWLVLRSGYKMKA; the protein is encoded by the coding sequence ATGCAGACGCTGTTCGCGAAGGAGGTCCGGCGCTTCATGCGCGTGCCGGGCCAGACGGTCCTCTCGCCCCTCATCAGCACCACGCTGTATTTCATCGTCTTCGGCTACTCCATCTCCGGCCGGGTGCAGACGGTGGATGGCGCGCCCTACCTGCACTTCATCGTGCCGGGGCTCGTCTTCCTCGGCATCGCCAACAACGCCTTCCTCAACAGCTCCTCGTCCCTGTTCATCACCAAGATTCAGGGCACGGTGGTGGACCTGCTGGTGTCGCCCCTGGGGCCCGGCGAGCTGATGGCCGGCTTCATCGGCGGCGCCATGGTGCGCGGCCTCGTGGTGGGCGGCCTCACCTGGGCCGTGGCCGCCATCTTCACCGGCTTCAGCCTGGAGCACGCGTGGGTGGCCGCGTACTACCTGCTCCTCTCCTCCTACGTCTTCAGCGTGCTGGGCATGCTGGCCGCCGTATGGGCGGAGAAGTTCGAGCAGATCAACTTCTTCCCCACCTTCGTGATGCTGCCCCTCACCTTCCTGGGCGGCGTCTTCTACTCGGTGCGGGAGCTGCCCTCGCCGTGGAAGGAGGTCAGCCTCTTCAACCCCATGGTCTACATGGTGGAGGGGCTGCGCTACGGCATGCTGGGCCGCAGCAGCTTCTCGCCCCTGGGCGGCGGCGCCATCCTCGCCGGCGTCGCCGTGGTGGCCACCCTCACCACCTGGCTGGTGTTACGGTCAGGTTACAAGATGAAGGCCTGA
- a CDS encoding serine/threonine protein kinase, whose protein sequence is MAVPFGKYELLRKIASGGMGQIFLAREHGTGFERLVVLKLILPHLAEDDEFLSMFLDEAGLVARLTHPNLITILDLTEIEGRHCLAMEYVQGDDVRRLDKFSRAHGKPLPVGLILRIIADAAAGLHYAHEARDAQGKPLRLVHRDVSPQNILVGFDGGVKVIDFGVAKAATSSQNTATGVLKGKYPYMSPEQANGHSIDARSDLFALGVVMWELLTGKRLFKGESDLMTLRLVKDCQVPRPSQLNPKLPPGLDEILLKALATTPDGRYPDCGAFRLALEDYALNLRLPSSSAHLSAYLREVYAERIATETDPAKLDQLAEDADLDSRSNSSLSGINGGPRSAASRAVPRPAQGAVPSTRSRQGVAAQPVHEKTRGTSPLGRPDVPPRRVPWVPVAAAGVGLLIAGSALIFMRGAEANPVKPLPPHVAVAPPVQPPPSNPQGTRPPDAPPRSVALPVSSVPPGATVSVGGKALGTTPMELTLQPGGAPLEVTLELAGYDPVTRQVSAADSALELELQRPKGGTKVTPVSGKKPGGGLGGIKGTR, encoded by the coding sequence ATGGCTGTGCCATTCGGTAAGTATGAGTTGCTGCGGAAGATTGCCTCCGGGGGAATGGGGCAGATCTTCCTCGCCCGCGAGCACGGGACGGGGTTCGAGCGACTGGTCGTCCTCAAGCTCATCCTCCCCCACCTCGCCGAGGACGATGAGTTCCTCAGCATGTTCCTGGACGAGGCGGGGCTCGTCGCTCGGCTGACGCACCCCAACCTCATCACCATCCTCGACCTGACGGAGATCGAGGGCCGGCACTGTCTGGCCATGGAGTACGTCCAGGGTGACGACGTGCGTCGTCTGGACAAGTTCTCGCGGGCGCATGGCAAGCCGCTCCCGGTGGGCCTGATCCTCCGCATCATCGCGGATGCCGCGGCGGGACTTCACTACGCGCACGAGGCGCGTGACGCACAAGGCAAGCCGCTGCGGTTGGTACACCGCGATGTGTCACCGCAGAACATCCTCGTCGGCTTCGACGGCGGGGTGAAGGTCATCGACTTCGGCGTGGCCAAGGCGGCCACCAGCAGCCAGAACACCGCCACCGGCGTCCTCAAGGGGAAGTACCCCTACATGTCGCCCGAGCAGGCGAACGGGCACAGCATCGACGCGCGCAGTGACTTGTTCGCGCTGGGCGTCGTGATGTGGGAGCTGCTCACGGGCAAGCGCCTCTTCAAGGGCGAGTCAGACTTGATGACGCTGCGGCTGGTGAAGGACTGCCAGGTGCCGCGGCCGTCGCAGCTCAACCCCAAGCTGCCGCCGGGGCTGGACGAGATTCTGCTCAAGGCGCTGGCCACCACGCCGGACGGGCGCTACCCGGACTGCGGCGCCTTCCGGCTGGCGCTGGAGGACTACGCCCTCAACCTGCGGCTGCCCTCCAGCAGCGCGCACCTGTCCGCGTACCTGCGCGAGGTGTACGCGGAGCGCATCGCCACCGAGACGGACCCGGCGAAGCTGGACCAGCTCGCCGAGGACGCGGACCTGGACTCGCGCTCCAACTCCTCGCTGAGTGGCATCAACGGGGGCCCCCGCTCCGCCGCGTCGCGCGCCGTCCCGCGCCCGGCCCAGGGCGCCGTCCCGAGCACGCGCTCGCGCCAGGGCGTGGCCGCGCAGCCCGTGCACGAGAAGACGCGCGGTACCTCGCCGTTGGGCCGCCCTGACGTGCCGCCGCGCCGCGTGCCCTGGGTGCCCGTGGCGGCGGCCGGCGTGGGCCTGCTCATCGCGGGCTCGGCGCTCATCTTCATGCGCGGCGCCGAGGCGAATCCGGTGAAGCCGCTCCCGCCGCACGTCGCCGTGGCTCCGCCGGTGCAGCCGCCGCCCTCGAATCCCCAAGGCACGCGGCCTCCGGACGCGCCGCCGCGGTCCGTGGCGCTGCCCGTCTCCTCCGTGCCTCCCGGTGCGACGGTGAGCGTCGGTGGCAAGGCCCTGGGCACGACGCCAATGGAGCTCACGCTCCAGCCCGGCGGCGCCCCCTTGGAGGTGACGCTGGAGCTGGCCGGGTATGACCCGGTGACGCGGCAGGTGTCCGCCGCCGACTCCGCGCTCGAGCTGGAGCTGCAGCGGCCCAAGGGCGGCACGAAGGTCACCCCCGTCTCCGGCAAGAAGCCGGGCGGCGGGCTCGGTGGCATCAAGGGCACGCGCTGA
- a CDS encoding alkaline phosphatase D family protein: MQAERFQLERAVAVGRVSPRGVRLWMRSPGGGPHRLELWLMAAPSERVSYALDMGDRSFCDHTLSFAFPDDLPGAKALEPVTQYGFRLSRADGGLVGEGRFETLPARRSQMPKRFCIGVASCHQPFDKSGAMHEMGVRMLRVARAAWERCDVKQVLWVGDQLYADFPENQSLFDPEYFKTVGPPGRRSLLECTHDEALAVYHARYRRNWGHPDWLALQARFPGYPILDDHEVADNYGSLPEHHHKDWRHLRDAAEAAYRHYQQSRVEPLRPDDEGPYDYAFEYGVAAGYVLDVRSERRSADGDHARVFAPRQLEEFSTWLNTNTEAPVLFVVVSVPPFFMPGWLSRVARYVPGSFREDAHDRWVHPQYRKDRCRMLELIKHHQQRNPHQRVVMVGGDVHVGYVARCDWRTDPPTSLYQFVSSSITHKMPSLDWHMARHIPRTHFVMSDLDGRSARIHLLGGSMARVFQQPVGGLNVGTIEVDLEGEHARLNFKLYGEDEDAPDEPKVLFESGFQ; this comes from the coding sequence ATGCAGGCAGAGCGGTTCCAGTTGGAGCGTGCCGTGGCCGTGGGCCGGGTCAGCCCGCGGGGAGTGCGCTTGTGGATGCGCTCGCCGGGCGGGGGGCCGCACCGCCTGGAGCTGTGGCTGATGGCGGCGCCGTCGGAGCGCGTCTCCTACGCGCTCGACATGGGGGACCGCTCCTTCTGCGACCACACCCTCTCCTTCGCCTTTCCGGACGACCTCCCCGGCGCGAAGGCGCTCGAGCCGGTGACGCAGTACGGCTTCCGGCTGAGCCGCGCGGACGGGGGGCTCGTCGGAGAGGGGCGCTTCGAGACGCTGCCCGCCCGGCGAAGCCAGATGCCGAAGCGCTTCTGCATCGGCGTGGCGAGCTGCCACCAGCCCTTCGACAAGAGCGGAGCGATGCACGAGATGGGCGTGCGGATGCTGCGCGTCGCCAGGGCCGCGTGGGAGCGCTGTGACGTGAAGCAGGTGCTGTGGGTGGGCGACCAGCTCTACGCGGACTTCCCGGAGAATCAGTCGCTGTTCGACCCCGAGTACTTCAAGACGGTGGGGCCTCCGGGACGCAGGAGCCTGCTGGAGTGCACCCACGACGAGGCGCTCGCGGTGTACCACGCACGCTACCGGCGCAACTGGGGCCACCCGGACTGGCTCGCGCTCCAGGCGCGCTTCCCGGGCTACCCCATCCTCGATGACCACGAGGTGGCGGACAACTACGGCTCCCTGCCCGAGCACCACCACAAGGACTGGCGCCACCTGCGCGACGCGGCCGAGGCCGCCTACCGCCACTACCAGCAGTCCCGCGTGGAGCCCCTGCGCCCCGATGACGAGGGCCCCTACGACTACGCCTTCGAGTATGGCGTCGCGGCGGGGTACGTGCTGGACGTGCGCTCCGAGCGCCGCTCCGCCGATGGAGACCACGCGCGCGTCTTCGCGCCGCGCCAGCTGGAGGAGTTCTCCACCTGGCTGAACACGAACACCGAGGCGCCGGTGCTCTTCGTCGTGGTCAGCGTGCCGCCGTTCTTCATGCCCGGCTGGCTCTCACGGGTCGCCCGCTACGTGCCGGGCAGCTTCCGTGAGGACGCGCATGACCGCTGGGTGCACCCGCAGTACCGCAAGGACCGCTGCCGCATGCTGGAGCTCATCAAGCACCACCAGCAGCGCAACCCCCACCAGCGGGTGGTGATGGTGGGCGGCGACGTGCACGTGGGCTACGTGGCCCGGTGTGACTGGCGCACGGACCCGCCGACGTCGCTGTACCAGTTCGTGTCGAGCTCCATCACCCACAAGATGCCGTCGCTCGACTGGCACATGGCGCGCCACATTCCCCGCACGCACTTCGTGATGTCGGATTTGGACGGGCGCTCGGCGCGCATCCACCTGCTGGGCGGCAGCATGGCGCGCGTCTTCCAGCAGCCGGTGGGCGGACTCAACGTGGGCACCATCGAGGTGGACCTCGAAGGCGAGCACGCGCGCCTCAACTTCAAGCTCTATGGAGAGGACGAGGACGCGCCCGACGAGCCGAAGGTGCTGTTCGAGTCAGGCTTCCAGTGA